The genome window tttattttcggaaaatctcgtaaaaagcaaaacaaaatgcaaaaaaaaatgtccaaaatcGATGGATCATGACGAAAAATACGTTgaaattgctattttttaccagaaaatctgctttttcctgaaaaaaattagcttttttacctgaaaaactagtaaaaaagtggaatttttattccaaactttgaaaaaaaccccgatttttggctgaaaatcgattttttttttcccgaaaaaccAGAGAAATTAGGTGGAACATTggaattttcaactcaaattccgaaaaaatcactaatttttccttaaaacccccaaaaatcgatagaaattCGTAAgtcacaaactacaaactacaacccTAATcactcaataattttttttcagaatccctCCGAATGCCGAACATCACACTTGCCGAGTCGCCATCCGGTACCAACAAGAACAATTTCGCCAATGTCGACGAGATCCTGAAGCACGCGATCAAGTACGAGGTCGATGCCGTCTGGGCCGGATGGGGACACGCTTCGGAGAATCCTGATCTACCGCGCCGGCTCAATGATCACAATATTGCGTTCATCGGACCCCCAGCTAGTGCTATGTTCAGTTTGGGAGACAAGATCGCGAGTACGATCATTGCGCAGACCGTCGGAGTGCCTACTGTCGCCTGGTCGGGATCCGGGATCACTATGGAGAGCATCGAGCGATCCCGTGGAGATTTCGTCGTGGTGCCAGAGGATCTGCTCGAGCAGGCGTGTGTCGCCAACTACAAGGAGGGTCTCGAAGCGCTCAAAACTCACAATATCGGATTCCCCTTGATGATCAAAGCGTCGGAGGGTGGAGGTGGAAAAGGAATCCGAAAATGCACCAAAGTCGAGGACTTCAAGAGCATGTTCGAGGAAGTTGCCCAAGAGGTTCAAGGATCCCCGATCTTCCTGATGAAGTGCGTCGATGGAGCGCGCCATATCGAGGTTCAGCTCCTCGCTGATCGTTACGAAAATGTGATTTCCGTGTACACCAGAGACTGCTCGATTCAGCGACGGTGTCAGAAGATCATTGAAGAGGCACCGGCGATCATTGCCAGCAGCCACATCAGAAAGTCGATGCAAGAGGACGCAGTGCGTCTTGCCAAGTACGTCGGATACGAGTCTGCCGGAACTGTCGAGTACCTGTACCTACCAGCCAGTGAGGGTCAGGAGGAGCACTATTATTTCCTGGAGCTGAATCCAAGGCTTCAAGTCGAGCATCCCACCACTGAGATGGTGTCGAACATCAGCATCCCTGCTATTCAACTTCAAATCGCTATGGGTCTCCCTTTGCATAAGATCAAGGATATCCGGAAGCTCTACGATCTTCCGATTGATGGAGACTCTGAGCTGCCCGACGAGGTGTTGGTGGATACGAAGCTTCATGCGATCGCCGCCAGGATCACATGCGAGAACCCGGACGACAGCTTCCGTCCATCCACCGGAAAGGTCTATGAGATCAACTTCCCGTCGTCGCAGGATGCGTGGGCGTACTTCTCAGTTGGAAGAGGATCCAGTGTTCATCAATTTGCTGATTCTCAATTCGGACACATCTTCACGCGTGGAACCAGCCGAACGGAGGCGATGAATACGATGTGCTCGACGTTGAAGCATATGACGATCCGATCGAGCTTCCCGACTCAGGTCAACTATTTGGTGGATCTGATGCACGACGCTGACTTCATCAACAACGCCTTCAACACACAATGGCTGGATAAGAGGATCGCCATGAAGATCAAACAGAAGTGCAGTCTATCGATGAGTGTGATCATCGCAGTCAGTGCCGCCGTCATCGGAAGCTCCCGAGTCACAGGAGTCTTCGAGAGCTTCGAGGAATCCATCGATCGTGGACAAGTTCGCCCGCCGAACGATCTGACTGAGACGTTCATCTTCGACCTTGTCAAAGATCTCAACATCTACTCGTTGAAGGTAGTCAGAAGTGCCGAGAACACCTTCGTCATCATCCTGAACGGATCCAAGGTGACCGTCGGAGTGAAGGAGCTTCAGAATGGAGAGTTCATGGTGACTCACTGTGAGATTGTCTACCGATGCGCTTTCGAGGAGACCAAGGAAGCCTACAAGGTCACTGTGAACAATGAGATCATTACATTCGAGAAGGACAATGACGTCAGTGTGCTCAAGTCTCCGTACACTGGAAAGTTGCTCCAATGGAAGAAGGAGGACGGTGATTGGCTGAACGTCGGCGATGTCTACGCCACTGCCGAGTCGATGAAGATGGTGTTCCAGGTGGAGGTCGCCAAGGCGCCTGGAAGGTAGGAGTAAAGTGGGATAAGCGTGTGATGAATGGCGAGAGAAAGagtgagagacgcaggcgTTGCCATTCCGCGCGGGTGATGTGCAGGCGGGTTTCGACACGACCGGTACAGAAGGCGCCAATTCAAACAGGAGTTTCTCTCCACCGCGCGAATTGTCCTCGTCGTCTTAGAAATCTGCGTTGTTCTGCATCGATTTCGCTCGTTCTTCCTataaattatccaaaaaaaaaaaccccccgaaaattttccagactCCAGCGTGTCGTCAACGAAGGGGACCCGATCCATCCGGGAAGTGTCCTTGCGAAGCTTGTCGATCAGACGGAATCCGAAGCGGATCGGGCTCAGCCGTTCCATGGGACGTTCCTTGAATGGTCATGGCACAGCTCGAAGGCCAATGAGCAGTCGAAGTTCAATGATTGCTTGGCGGTAAGTGTGTGGAGATTTAGggtttttttcagcgaaaaatgcagatttttcacttcaaatgcaattttttggcctaaaattggatgaaattcggaaaatttgcgaTTTACTCGAAAATTGGctattttccgagaaaaatgtcgatttcacagctggaatttgaatttttcgccaaaagtgcaaattttggactaaaaattgttcgaaaactgaaaatttccgatttctgactgaaaaattgcaattttcaactggaaatttgaattttgcgccaaaaattcaaattttagaccgaaaaattccgattttttacgATTTGCGCACTAAAACgaccaaaaatcaaattttctttcagcAATGCCAAAACCTGCTGGCCGGTTCGACACCGATGGACAGCGCATGCATTATCACCGAACTCTTCCATCATCTCAACGAAAGCCACACCGCCCACGCATCCGAAGTGCTCAATCAACTGCTCCGCGACTATATCAACGTGGAGAAGTATTTTGAGGGAAAAGTGTACGATGACTCGGTTGGAGAGATCAAGGAGGATCACCTCAGTCGGAAGGACGTTGTTCGGACCATCTACTCGCATACACAGATCAAATCGAAGAATATTGTGATGAAGGCGCTGCTGGGTGCACTGAAGCAAGGATCCGGATCGAAGTTTATCCCGTCGTTGTTGGATAATCTTCGACAGATTGGAAATCTCCATCATACCGAAGAGATTTCGAATCTTGCCCGTGAAATTCTGCTCTTCTACCACAGCATGTGCTACAAGAACAACTACTCGGAGATCACGGCCAGCGGCCTCAGACCTACAGGCCAGGAGGTCAAGGCTTGGCTTGATGGCCCGCTATCGAGAAGGCCGGATTCCAGTGGATGGAAGGTCATCCACGAGTACTTCTTCGATGAGACAATCGGATCGCAATGCCTTGATCGTTATGTGGCTATGCACATCTCCGCGGAGGAAGGATCCATTGGAAACACCTACCCGCTGCCTCAGATGAAATGCACCATTGATCACTTTACACTGACCGCCACGCCGAAGAGCTTCAACAAAGTCGTGCTGAAAGGGAACAAGCTGATCGTTGTCCGACTCTCTCTGGACTCCAAGACCTTCAATCAACAATGCTTCTCCAGTGAGAAGTTCTTGGATTGTCTCAAGACTAACTTCCGAAAGTACTGCAAGAAGACTGATGTGATCAATGTTTCGATCTTTGTTAAGATCACCGACGATCTGGAAGCTCATCAGGATCCTTCCACCCTGACCGAGCAAGAAGAGCAAAGAGTGTGCTATGCGCAGAACGCCGTCGTCGACATGAAGACGATCCTCGAGAAGGAGTTCCGTGTAAATCGAGTCAATACCGTGCTCTGCCTCAACGATCGACCCCTACCGCAACTGACGATCTTTGAGCAGGTCCGACTTGAGAAGGATCGGCTGCCAGCGAATTCCTATCCAGTGTTGTCGAAGCTCTCGACGGTTCGTGTCTCTCAGCATGATGATCCGACAAGCAACTTTGCCAAGCTCTTCGTCCGCCAGCAGCTGATCATTCCGGGGAACAATGCCGAGGAGGTTCAGAAGAAAATCTCGCAGGCGGTGTACCTGGCGCTGGACAATGCATGTACGGCTGCTCAGGTGGCGATGGCGAAGAAGACGAAGGCCAACAAGACATTCACATCCAACCACGTGTTCGTCTTTATCTCGTGCCCAGGACTCCCCGAGAAAGTGATCGGATCCCAGGAGCAGTTGGAATTCATGAAGAAGTGCATCACCGACGAGGTCGACAGCCACAAGGCGATCCTTGCCAAGCATCAGATCAACGAGGTCGAGGTGGTCTACGAGTCTGTGGATGGTCACAAGAGAATTGTGATCCGCGATGAGACCGGTGTCACTACGGAGGTGATCACCGAGTTCAGTGAAGCGTCGCTCGGAGTCTACCCAGTCATCAATACTATCGAGAAGAAGCGTCTCGCTGCTCGCCGAGTCAACTCATCCTACATCTACGACTTCCCAATTATCTTCGGAATGGCTGCTATGAACTTCTGGAAATCGGCGAGCTCTGCCATGGAGCTCCCCAACGAAATGGCTCAAGCTTTGAAGGAGCAACGCTGGCGCGAGTTCTTCCAAATTCGAGAGCTCGTCTTGGAGAATGGAGTTTTGACTGAGATCTCCGATGCTGAGATTCTCAAGAAACGATCTGCCAACGCTCTGAACAACTGTGGAATGGTCGCCTGGATCATGACACTGTACACTCCAGAAAAGCCACGTGGTTTCGACTTGATCGTCATCGGAAACGACGTGACCTTCCAATCCGGATCCTTCGGAACCGCCGAGGATGATCTCTTCGCCGCCGCCTCCACCTACTCCCGTGAGCACAAGTTGCCACGTGTCAACGTCTCAGTGAACTCTGGAGCACGCATCGGACTTTCCACGAAGATCTCGAAACTTGTGAAGCTTCAACTGGAGAATGAGGATAAGCCGGAACAAGGATTCGAGTACATTTACATTGATGGAGAGCACAAGGCACAGATTGAGGGAGAAGTTGTGTATGAGGAGTTGGGCAATGGAAGACTGAAGATCCTTGCCGTCATCGGAGCAAAGAACGAGAAGATCGGAGTGGAGAACCTCCAAGGATCCGGCCTGATTGCTGGAGAAACAGCGAGAGCCTACGCTGAAGTGCCGACCTACTGCTACGTGACAGGAAGATCCGTTGGAATCGGAGCCTACACGGCTCGTCTGGCTCATCGAATCGTTCAGCACAAGCAGTCTCACTTGATCCTTACCGGATATGAAGCTCTGAATACTCTACTCGGAAAGAAGGTCTACACATCGAACAATCAACTCGGAGGACCTGAAGTGATGTTCCGAAATGGAGTGACTCACGCCGTCGTTGACAATGATCTGGAGGGAATCGCCAAGGTGATCCGATGGATGTCATTCCTGCCGACACCCACAGAAGAGTTCCCGTTCTTCTCGAAGCACGGAGATGATTGTTCGGCTCGTGACGTTGTGATCCCATCGGATTCGGAACAGAACACCTACGACGTCAGAGATCTTATTGATTCCAAGAACCTCTCTAACCAGACTGGAATCTGCGACACGATGTCGTTCGATGAGATCTGCGGTGACTGGGCCAAGTCGATCGTTGCAGGCCGAGCCCGTCTCTGCGGAATCCCGATCGGAGTTGTTTCTTCGGAATTCCGAAACTTCTCCACCATCGTCCCAGCTGATCCTGCTATTGATGGATCTCAAGTACAGAATACACAGCGTGCGGGGCAGGTGTGGTACCCGGATTCTGCGTTCAAGACTGCTGAGGCTATCAATGATCTGAACAAGGAGAACCTTCCACTGATGATCATCGCCTCGCTGCGTGGATTCTCAGGAGGACAGAAGGATATGTACGACATGGTGCTGAAGTTCGGAGCACAGATCGTCGATGCTCTAGCTGTCTACAATCGTCCAGTCATCGTCTACATCCCGGAAGCCGGAGAGCTTCGTGGTGGAGCCTGGGCTGTGCTGGACTCGAAGATCCGTCCGGAGTTCATCCACCTAGTGGCCGATGAGAAATCTCGTGGAGGAATCCTCGAACCGAATGCAGTCGTCGGAATCAAGTTCCGCAAGCCAATGATGATGGAGATGATGAAGCGATCCGATCCGACTTACTCGAAGCTTTCCAGTTCCACCGAGCCAGAAGCTCGTGAGCAGTTAGAGGAGAGATATGAGGAGTTGAGCAAGACCTACAGGAATGCGTCGGTCGAGTTTGCGGATGCTCACGATCGTTGGCAGAGGATGAAGAGCGTCGGAGTGGTGGAGCATGTCACATCGCTGACGAACTCTCGGCGACTCTTCTCGGAGTTGCTCAGGAATGAGCTCGCCAAAGTTGGAATGGCAGAGATGTGAGTTTTGGAAAGAAAACTCCTCGGGGAAATCGgtgaaatttcagtcaaaaacttcatttttcaactaaaatcccctattttccagctgaaaatctaatttttcccgaattttcagCTACTCGTCAGCTCCTCACACAGTGAAGCCGTGCCTCGCAACAGCGATGACATGGGTTGAAACGAATCTCCGATCATATGTGCAACCGAACAGCTCAATGGACGAGCAATACACACAAATTGAGCAGTATTACGAGACGCAGTTTGTCGATGATCTTGTCATTGCGATTAATGAGGATCGGAAACGGTAAATTTTCAGggttttggctgaaaattggctgaaatttcggtgaaaaaccgacaattttcagcaataaattcatagaaattattgatttttaagcctaaaatttgtattttttcagatatgaaCAGCAGCTCAACACGTTTATGAACAAAATTTCTTCGAAGCGACGATAATAATTTTAACTCgaatttttccccatttttaaTGCTTTATTGCGCTTTTTCCTCCACTTTTTCCTGTTCTGTGATATACAAGAAACCTATTCAGTGCCTTATTTGATTGACGACTACTTatactttttaataattatatgaaaattctTAGCTCCCCGcccgaaaatttgcattttttttttggctctgTTTTACTGTGTTCTCAGCATTCCCCGCTTCCCTCCCCCAATTTTTCCTGCTCCGGGTGTTTTAACGGCAccgattctttttttttcaattttctttctctttacTTGAAGTGTAATAAATATTGCCTGCCGAACATTAAAACCGagattttttggctgaaaaatgggaaaaagtcgatgaaaatctggaatttttgagcaaaaagtcttggcttttggtaattttttaacggaaattcgaattgagctagttttgaaacatggtgcatcgacaggGGAAAATCATGCCACTGTAAGGTGGTTGACAAATCCACCGAATCCTACAGTGCAACAATCATCGTAAAGTAAGAAGAGTGAacctaaaatttgaactgttaTCAATGTACTggagatattttgattctcgcagtttttttccaaatcccCAATTTGTTTCAGTTCATGGTCATTCCTTCTTACTCATATTGgagatttccaaaattgtttaaccaattaccggaattgtttcaaattcttcaTAAAATCTTTTTACTGGAACACTCATGacataccgtatattctctaatAGTGCGTCACCCCTTCTTTTTAGTTGCGAAAGCCACTTCAAATATTCGATTACTCCAATGGTATCCTTGTTCATTCTTTaataatttctaataaattttcacttaaacATTGCATTTCACTGTCTTTGGGGacaaaatacacaattttcatcaattttcacataatATAATAAAGGTTTTGGGATGAGCTGTGTAACTCTAGACTATGCGATATTATATAAAAGGGGTTTATTAAGAGGAAAACAGGTACAGCAACCTAACACAGGAATGGGAAGGAAAAAGGGGAGAAGGGAACGAAAAACGAGTGAATGGGAAAAGGCCTAGAATGAGCGCTCTCGTCGCCTTATATAGTGCggcgagagacgcagagaagacAGGGGAAATTAGAATACGTCCGCGCCCGCTGTCGGTCGAGATCGTCTCTCCTCCTACTGTAGAGTGTAATGTTGTACGCCTGGTCGTTGTGTGCATGCCGGTGACGAGTCCCACGAGTCATCGAGCATCTGAAATCGAACGAAAAGGCACGAAATAATCATAAGTATTTATCTAACTAAAAGTGTTACGAATATAAGAGTGTGAAAAGGTGCTGATCCTTACAATATTAGGTTTTATGAGGGAATTTTGAGTTCACTACTCTCGAAAGTAGTAAcctcaaaatgaaaatcgaaaaatagtacGGCAGTCTCCAGTAGTccggcagtctctaatagtgcgcaacaggggtgtgcggataatagccgatttagccgaattcgccgatcggctaattcggccaactcggctaatattagccgaattatCTGTTAGCCGACCTTTTTAccgattagccgaattagccgttagccgactTTTTGGCAGTTCGGCTAATACGTAGTTATCCATTAGCCGATTTTGGCCGATgttagccgaattcgccgatcggctatttcggctaattcaactaacatatttttttggaaaacaaaatgtggtgaatttgtatgattttttcctatttgaacAGTCGTTCATCCCTGAATTTGCTCAATAACAGTGAACAAATTAACCCAAAACCTGAATTAACAGAATGgacaaaaaaagcttaaccaaatgaatattttccgaattagccgaaaattagccgatttgaatgactgagattagccgaattagccgttagccgaaaatttggaaattagccgttagccgaattagccgttagccggttctgcaaaaaatcggcattagccgatttatccgttagccgaaaaaatcggttatccgcacacccctggtgcgCAAGTCGCGAAAGGCCTGGAAATTAgacactaatagagaatatacggtagctatgaaacatggtgcatcgtcgGCGGATTCAAATACGAGAGACTATTTTTGAGAAACGTCCCGTTCTGCTGATTTTCCGTCTTTCAcagttttcctgaaaaaatctaTTGTGAAAACTTGCAACTCCACCATACATCATCATTTCctgcgaaaaatgaaaatgcaaaacaCGAAATTTCGTCATAGTAGGTCATAGTAGACAGGTCATatattcaattcaaatatGAGTCAGCCTTTGTGGAAGTGGGCACAAACCATATGTCAGCAAAAACCACACCTTTGGCGGTGACGTCATAGGTCAATTGGAGCAATTTTTGGAGCATGGTATTTGGAGCAATCAAACTGCATTAACATGCACCATGAGCATATTTCTAGagatattgagaaaaatcaatgaaatgtcagctttttaatggaaaaatagcgttttttcgactaaaagttcaagttttcaatgtaaaaaatgtttttttatggggttattcaagtaatgtagaaagatgtatttaaatacatatttttatgTACTTGagtacagttgtgacgtaatttttctacactttttaattttccgacactacttgaataaccccattattTAAAGGTAATCTAGCTTTTAATTGTAGTTTTCCAcagcaaaattcaatttttgacggaaaatcgtcaaaaacCACATTCAAAACAGGTTGCAGGCTCCCGAAGTCGagctcgatgcaccatgagaaaattttaagtgaaaatctcgaaaattgaTGGTTTCCGGGAGTTATTGCTAGTTTTTAAGTAATTAAGCCCAAGCATGAACCTAACCCTTAGCcaaagccttagcctaagcatAACCCTAAGTCttagcctaggcctaagccttagcctaagcctaagtttaaACCTAAGTATgcccacgtggtgccaggctgtctcattgcggtttgatctacaaaaaatgcgggaatttttctcccAGATAAATATAACGTCAGCACACTcataaccatgcaaaatcagttgaaaagtctgcgtctttttccttttttcccgCATTTCTCGAAGATCAATCCAAAatcctaagcccaagcctaagcctacgcccaagcctaagcccagGCTCAAAAATCCTGAACGTCTCTGGAGCCCCTATGACTGTTCTTCTCCCCGGTAAAGATTTGCTGTTGTCAACCTTATTGAGTGGGTGGTGGCCTACACATATGATTCGTCGTGTTTTCCATGACAATCGGCCCCCCTATGACgtacatttttcagtattttcagttttccaccCCTCTCAAAATACGCAATTGCTTGctatgaattttcgaaattcctaGTTTTATgtcctttttttattttcttgcaCACACAAGGAGGCGTCTATTGATAAGGAGGGTGTTACAATAGGTGTGAAAAAAGGAAGAGTCACTATTATGTTTCCATacgtatatatatatatatatatatatatatatgtctAAAAAGTCTGAAACTTTACGTgaactttattttcaacacaatttttttagttccTTGTTCTAACGTAGTCTAGGCATGGTAAGAAGCTTATAGTGTCTAGaattatcagttttttgtacttttgtgttaattattttttgccagAAACGTAGGAATTGCCAATTTGTTTATGGCACAAATATGCCAATTTTTCGTTagttccaaaatgttttgctcattttcaaaacttttagttTGGTAAGgctttttaaatgtttttttacacaatttcatatttaaaaaacagcatttaatgtttttgtaaattctaACTATAAAATTCAGATTCAGCACCTAAAATTACCCCTatcacataattttttgagacttttaGCTCAACTTTTGTcaaattggctgagtagcgacccaGTTAACCATTGTGATACGgagttttgtcagttttagtggaaaatggctgaaaagctacatgaaaatgtgaaaataaatacagaatcagatttttcaacaaaaattttgttttgtcaaattttgagttaacAAGAGAGGGAAAAGTAGTATTccgaaatctttaaaatttaaaattttcaaaaaatctacagatttttgtaaattttcagtaccaaatttaaaataggCGCAAAAAATTACccttttcacaattttttataggCTTCTAGCTCTACtttcactaatttttggtaaattggctgagtagcgacccaGTTAACCATTGTGATACGGAGTTTTGCCAGTTTTAGTGGtaattggctaaaaattacGGTTTTTACGTAATAATTAgagtaaaattcaaaaaaatcaatgaaaatagtttaaatcttttttggattaaaaaaatgcacCAAAACACGTTCCGTATCAATTTGTGGTCTGTAGGTCACACCTTATCACAATACATATATGCTTATTCCGGTAGTAAATTCCGTAACTTTTCCGGTCTATAAGCCCTATGTCCCTATATATTATCAGTTTTGAAgctcaaaaatctaaaaattccccctttttctcacaaaaattcggtcttttttgcttttccgGCCTAAACAaacattagatttttttttatacttCTCATACTTTTTTACTGTATCAACATTGAGTTTCACATccgtttttggcaattttatgGCCTAAAAACGGAACttgtattcaaaaaagttggaaaatcaaACATGTTTTGTGTTTGAATAGTGTTGtacataaatttgaaactggaaatttgaatttaccatCTAAAGTTACACAGATATGAGAATTTTCAGCTTATCGTAATCTGTGTAGTTAATTACCCCTACTTTGCAAATTTTAGCcctctagctcaattttcaggggtttggctgagtagcgactagGATATTGCGAAATCGACTTTCATTCCCAGtgttttttgctgaaaacttgaatttctggaattttcaatattttcaccAGAATCTCCGTAGTCTATTGCCCCTAACCcttgattttcagctttctagcttaagttttggaaaattggctgCGTAGCGGCTCAGTTAGCCATTGTGATACGGAGCTTTGCTAGTTCTAGTGGTAatggattgaaaattttt of Caenorhabditis elegans chromosome II contains these proteins:
- the pod-2 gene encoding acetyl-CoA carboxylase (Confirmed by transcript evidence), with amino-acid sequence MVVNGQKPDIRTIVVSGNSLTNDAADQYESMEQFIHSHVADIEKRRPIKRLLVATNGIAAMRCLMTAKKFLHHTFRNDNLIHFVCMTTEDEIQSMSESLRMPNITLAESPSGTNKNNFANVDEILKHAIKYEVDAVWAGWGHASENPDLPRRLNDHNIAFIGPPASAMFSLGDKIASTIIAQTVGVPTVAWSGSGITMESIERSRGDFVVVPEDLLEQACVANYKEGLEALKTHNIGFPLMIKASEGGGGKGIRKCTKVEDFKSMFEEVAQEVQGSPIFLMKCVDGARHIEVQLLADRYENVISVYTRDCSIQRRCQKIIEEAPAIIASSHIRKSMQEDAVRLAKYVGYESAGTVEYLYLPASEGQEEHYYFLELNPRLQVEHPTTEMVSNISIPAIQLQIAMGLPLHKIKDIRKLYDLPIDGDSELPDEVLVDTKLHAIAARITCENPDDSFRPSTGKVYEINFPSSQDAWAYFSVGRGSSVHQFADSQFGHIFTRGTSRTEAMNTMCSTLKHMTIRSSFPTQVNYLVDLMHDADFINNAFNTQWLDKRIAMKIKQKCSLSMSVIIAVSAAVIGSSRVTGVFESFEESIDRGQVRPPNDLTETFIFDLVKDLNIYSLKVVRSAENTFVIILNGSKVTVGVKELQNGEFMVTHCEIVYRCAFEETKEAYKVTVNNEIITFEKDNDVSVLKSPYTGKLLQWKKEDGDWLNVGDVYATAESMKMVFQVEVAKAPGRLQRVVNEGDPIHPGSVLAKLVDQTESEADRAQPFHGTFLEWSWHSSKANEQSKFNDCLAQCQNLLAGSTPMDSACIITELFHHLNESHTAHASEVLNQLLRDYINVEKYFEGKVYDDSVGEIKEDHLSRKDVVRTIYSHTQIKSKNIVMKALLGALKQGSGSKFIPSLLDNLRQIGNLHHTEEISNLAREILLFYHSMCYKNNYSEITASGLRPTGQEVKAWLDGPLSRRPDSSGWKVIHEYFFDETIGSQCLDRYVAMHISAEEGSIGNTYPLPQMKCTIDHFTLTATPKSFNKVVLKGNKLIVVRLSLDSKTFNQQCFSSEKFLDCLKTNFRKYCKKTDVINVSIFVKITDDLEAHQDPSTLTEQEEQRVCYAQNAVVDMKTILEKEFRVNRVNTVLCLNDRPLPQLTIFEQVRLEKDRLPANSYPVLSKLSTVRVSQHDDPTSNFAKLFVRQQLIIPGNNAEEVQKKISQAVYLALDNACTAAQVAMAKKTKANKTFTSNHVFVFISCPGLPEKVIGSQEQLEFMKKCITDEVDSHKAILAKHQINEVEVVYESVDGHKRIVIRDETGVTTEVITEFSEASLGVYPVINTIEKKRLAARRVNSSYIYDFPIIFGMAAMNFWKSASSAMELPNEMAQALKEQRWREFFQIRELVLENGVLTEISDAEILKKRSANALNNCGMVAWIMTLYTPEKPRGFDLIVIGNDVTFQSGSFGTAEDDLFAAASTYSREHKLPRVNVSVNSGARIGLSTKISKLVKLQLENEDKPEQGFEYIYIDGEHKAQIEGEVVYEELGNGRLKILAVIGAKNEKIGVENLQGSGLIAGETARAYAEVPTYCYVTGRSVGIGAYTARLAHRIVQHKQSHLILTGYEALNTLLGKKVYTSNNQLGGPEVMFRNGVTHAVVDNDLEGIAKVIRWMSFLPTPTEEFPFFSKHGDDCSARDVVIPSDSEQNTYDVRDLIDSKNLSNQTGICDTMSFDEICGDWAKSIVAGRARLCGIPIGVVSSEFRNFSTIVPADPAIDGSQVQNTQRAGQVWYPDSAFKTAEAINDLNKENLPLMIIASLRGFSGGQKDMYDMVLKFGAQIVDALAVYNRPVIVYIPEAGELRGGAWAVLDSKIRPEFIHLVADEKSRGGILEPNAVVGIKFRKPMMMEMMKRSDPTYSKLSSSTEPEAREQLEERYEELSKTYRNASVEFADAHDRWQRMKSVGVVEHVTSLTNSRRLFSELLRNELAKVGMAEIYSSAPHTVKPCLATAMTWVETNLRSYVQPNSSMDEQYTQIEQYYETQFVDDLVIAINEDRKRYEQQLNTFMNKISSKRR
- the pod-2 gene encoding biotin carboxylase (Confirmed by transcript evidence) translates to MVVNGQKPDIRTIVVSGNSLTNDAADQYESMEQFIHSHVADIEKRRPIKRLLVATNGIAAMRCLMTAKKFLHHTFRNDNLIHFVCMTTEDEIQSMSESLRMPNITLAESPSGTNKNNFANVDEILKHAIKYEVDAVWAGWGHASENPDLPRRLNDHNIAFIGPPASAMFSLGDKIASTIIAQTVGVPTVAWSGSGITMESIERSRGDFVVVPEDLLEQACVANYKEGLEALKTHNIGFPLMIKASEGGGGKGIRKCTKVEDFKSMFEEVAQEVQGSPIFLMKCVDGARHIEVQLLADRYENVISVYTRDCSIQRRCQKIIEEAPAIIASSHIRKSMQEDAVRLAKYVGYESAGTVEYLYLPASEGQEEHYYFLELNPRLQVEHPTTEMVSNISIPAIQLQIAMGLPLHKIKDIRKLYDLPIDGDSELPDEVLVDTKLHAIAARITCENPDDSFRPSTGKVYEINFPSSQDAWAYFSVGRGSSVHQFADSQFGHIFTRGTSRTEAMNTMCSTLKHMTIRSSFPTQVNYLVDLMHDADFINNAFNTQWLDKRIAMKIKQKCSLSMSVIIAVSAAVIGSSRVTGVFESFEESIDRGQVRPPNDLTETFIFDLVKDLNIYSLKVVRSAENTFVIILNGSKVTVGVKELQNGEFMVTHCEIVYRCAFEETKEAYKVTVNNEIITFEKDNDVSVLKSPYTGKLLQWKKEDGDWLNVGDVYATAESMKMVFQVEVAKAPGSYSSAPHTVKPCLATAMTWVETNLRSYVQPNSSMDEQYTQIEQYYETQFVDDLVIAINEDRKRYEQQLNTFMNKISSKRR